A single Halarcobacter anaerophilus DNA region contains:
- a CDS encoding aldo/keto reductase family protein: MEYFLSNRNIKVPNMIYGTAWKKEKTALFVEQALLSGFKGIDTACQPKHYQENLVGQGLLKAFEKGVKKEEIYLQTKFTPIDGQDRNNMPYLLNDSLEVQIEKSFEISKKNLKTDFIDSYILHSPIFPGSKLLKAWEVMSSFCENTEVGQLGISNCYDLDVLKYLYEKVEIKPSILQNRFFAQTSYDKQLRQWCTERGIIYESFWSLTANPHILASTVVNKLSLKYKRSEALIFYKYLNQRKIIPLNGTTSLEHMKDDLKIAEFSLEDNELEKIDKLLE; the protein is encoded by the coding sequence ATGGAATATTTTTTATCAAATAGAAATATAAAAGTTCCTAATATGATTTATGGAACAGCTTGGAAAAAAGAAAAAACGGCATTATTTGTAGAACAAGCTTTATTAAGTGGATTTAAGGGAATTGATACTGCTTGTCAACCAAAACATTATCAAGAAAACTTAGTAGGGCAGGGCTTGTTAAAAGCTTTTGAAAAAGGAGTAAAAAAAGAAGAGATATATCTTCAAACAAAATTTACTCCAATAGACGGGCAGGATAGAAATAATATGCCTTATTTGCTTAATGATTCTTTGGAAGTGCAAATTGAAAAATCTTTTGAAATCTCGAAAAAAAATCTAAAAACTGATTTTATAGACTCATATATTTTACACTCTCCTATTTTTCCCGGAAGCAAACTATTAAAAGCTTGGGAAGTAATGAGCAGTTTTTGTGAAAACACAGAAGTAGGGCAGTTGGGGATTAGCAATTGTTATGATTTGGATGTTTTGAAATATTTATATGAAAAAGTAGAAATAAAACCTTCTATTTTACAAAATAGATTTTTTGCACAAACTTCTTATGATAAACAACTTAGACAATGGTGTACTGAAAGAGGAATTATATATGAAAGTTTTTGGTCTTTAACCGCAAATCCACATATTCTTGCAAGTACAGTCGTAAATAAACTCTCTTTAAAATATAAAAGAAGTGAAGCTTTGATTTTTTATAAGTATTTAAATCAAAGAAAAATAATCCCCCTAAACGGGACAACATCTTTAG